The Polyodon spathula isolate WHYD16114869_AA unplaced genomic scaffold, ASM1765450v1 scaffolds_1409, whole genome shotgun sequence genome includes a region encoding these proteins:
- the slc31a2 gene encoding probable low affinity copper uptake protein 2, which translates to MMMPMHFTASSRVMLLFEFWDVNGPAGMVVSVLVVLLMTVFYELLKIWKVSLDSRSKPPSLLDSVSRTTLVETVSESSASPASPQHSSSNKRWLLFHVLQTVIHVVQVVLSYMLMLCIMSYNVWIFLGVVVGSGIGYFVAYPLLIRL; encoded by the exons ATGATGATGCCT ATGCACTTCACAGCGTCCAGCAGAGTCATGTTACTCTTTGAGTTCTGGGATGTGAACGGACCTGCAG GGATGGTGGTGTCTGTGCTGGTGGTCCTCCTCATGACAGTTTTTTATGAGCTCCTGAAGATCTGGAAGGTTTCCCTGGACTCCAGATCCAAGCCTCCCTCACTCCTCGACTCTGTCAGCCGCACGACGCTGGTGGAAACCGTCTCGGAGAGCTCTGCGTCCCCCGCTTCTCCGCAACACAGCTCCAGCAACAAGAg GTGGCTCCTGTTCCACGTCTTGCAGACTGTGATCCACGTGGTCCAGGTGGTGCTCAGCTACATGCTGATGCTCTGCATCATGTCCTACAACGTGTGGATCTTCCTGGGTGTGGTGGTGGGCTCTGGGATCGGCTACTTCGTGGCGTACCCCCTGCTCATCCGGCTCTGA